The sequence below is a genomic window from Salvelinus namaycush isolate Seneca chromosome 2, SaNama_1.0, whole genome shotgun sequence.
caccagcctgtgcccagggtcccttgccgtccagaatttcctcccaggtccaggagtcctgcgatcgctgctgctgctgctgctgcccgttaccacgctgcttggtcctgttgtggtgggtgattctgtaacgatagtcttcgtcggaccaatacgcaacgtggtgagtattcatatttattcGAATACTTTAAAtaaagaacaaaacaataaacagacgaaataGACGAAGACGCAACAGTCAGGAAATAGTGAACACTAATACACACCAACaggaacacaaaacatagataacccacccaactcacaccctgaccatactaaaataaagaaaatacaaaacaactaaggtcagaacgtgacactgtgACCAGGCaatagacatagtttcaggcttttattttgaaaaatgagcgagatgtttcaaaagaggtcaggtgtcctcagaatatttcctgcgcgcgagagaggggcaccccatgttaaagacaacctgaggtttgattataaaaacattttaaatgtttctacgaccatttcggatacttttggggatttgtcgaacggaacacggcttttttCATCATAACGCGcgttttttttgtgataaaagtaatatttatcgaacaaaaagaaaatttgttgtgtaactgggagtctcgtgcgtggaaacatccgaagattatctaaggtaagcgattaattttattgcttttcacactttcgtgaccatgctaatttggggctagctgatgtaccattgaaagctacactcacaaaagcttgtatttctttcgctgtaaaatatattttcagaatctgacaccataggtggattaacaacaagctaagctgtgttttggtatatttcacttgtgattgcatgattataaatatttttaggaatatttttgaatttggcgccctgcaattcagcggttgtttaggaaagtgaacccgtATTCGGTATCAGAgaagttaagcatgtcccagtttaggtcacctagcagcacaagctctgaagatagatgcggggcaatcaattcaccaatggtgtccagggcacagctgggggcagagtgTGGTCTATAGCAACCATAGTACTGTAGGCTACACAGATACAAAGGTGTATCATTGGTCGACCTTGTGTTTACGTAAATAGGTCCCAGCTTCAAACATCATGCTAGAAAGTGCATGAGTGTGTAGCTACAACAGAGAAACATGGCAGCTGGAATAGGCCTGCCTCCAATCTACACAGTATGTTGGGGGACATGATGTGCAGTGCTACAGATATCAAAACATCCCATGAAAAATGTAAGCCCAAGGATAATTTTCACCATCCCAAATAATGTGGAATTTCTCAAGACGGGAGATACAAGgaagattctctctctctggctgacaTTACGATTTGTCAGTAAGGTGGAAATATCATACTTTCTGTAGGTGTTTCAGTGGCCTATGAAGCAAATTTGAGCCCTCTACTTTAGCCTTCAGCTGTGTTACCTAGTAAGATCTCATCTATTGATTAACAGCTAACTCCAGCTCATACAAATCTATCATCATCTCCATTACCTATGTGAGGTTATGTGGAGGATGATATTGACGTAGTCCGTGCAGTTATGTAGTGGACAAAAGATGATTGAGACCTATGAATACCCAAATATCAAAGGGGATATGCATTAATTGTATCTATAAATGGACCTTTACAGTAcaacacacatttttttttaaagtaaatagGAATGACCCAATGTGTGATTGGGGTTGGGATGAATTTCATGTCGTACAAGGTATGAATAAATAATCCTAGCTGGAGCACTGAGAAGAGGAGGCCGTGCCAACAACAATTAGGCCTGCCTGGAAAAGGAGTCAATCTATGGCAGATGCAGCCCATGCCTGTTAAGAGAGGTCAATtgatctttccctctctctctgtgagctGTATACCCCTCTTCTCTCCACACACCAATCAATAACAGCATAGGGATATCGGCATCCCATTTGCATTTAACGCCAAATGTGCCTTTGAGCTAGTTAATCTTATACATGTTAGGAAACCCTTTAATGTGCTTTATGTAAGTGAGGGGTGGGCAGCCTCAGTGTTTGAGATGGGTGACCCTGGAGGATGGGTCTATCTCAGTGTGAGATGAGACCATATACCTGAGTGTAccaaacacctgctctttccatgacatagactgaccgggtgaatccaggtgaaagctatgatcccttattgatggcacctgttaaatccacttcaatcagcatAGAtgatttgagacatggattgtgtatatgtgccattcagagggtgaatgggcaagacaaaatatttaagtgcttttgaatggggtatgccgcttgcttggtggtgccccttgctaaGTGATGTTGCAGCCTCAggagcctttcagaacaggtgtatatatatatatacacagtttgTTACGTCATTGTGTTTAGAGGTAGGTgaaggagtcaagcgcaggagagcagagatgtccaAGTAGCGTCTTTTAATAGGCAAGTCCACAACAAAAAGGTCAGGTACAATACCAACTTAACGCCCTCGTCAAAAGAGAACACAGTTACTCACGGAAGGAGGAAAAACAACGCTCCTTAAACTTATACACACTCGGTATAATACGTGAACATAACTAAGGCACAACCTCAACGAGCAACATGACACGAATAATTCCGCACAAACCTAAGCAGGCAACAGGGGTaattatacacacagaaattaaagcaaatgaaaccaggtgtgaaagaaCCAAAGACAACACAAAcggaaaaggaaaaatggatcggtgatggctagtaggccggcgacgccgaccgccgagcaccgcccgaacagggagaggaaccaccttcggtggaagtcgtgacacagttgaagtcggaagtttacatacaccttagccaaatacatttaaactcagtttttcacaattcctgacatttaatcccagtaaaaattccctgttttagctcaattaggattaccactttattttaagaatgtgaaatgtcagaataatagtaaagggaatgatttatttcagcttttatttctttcatcacattcccagtgggtcagaagtttacatacactcaattagtatttggtagcattgcctttaaactgaTTCACTTGgttcaaatgtttcgggtagccttccacaagcttcccacaatgttgggttgaattttggcccattcctcctgacagagctggtgtaactgattcaggtttgttgtcaccttgctcgcacacgctttttcagttctgccaacacattttctatgggattgaggtcagggctttgtgatggacactccaataccttgactttgttgtccttaagccatttgccacaactttggaagtatgcttggggtcattgtccatttggaagatccatttgcgaccaagctttaacttcctgactgatgtcttgagatgttgcttcaatatatccacataattttccttcctcatgatgccatctattttgtgaagtgcaccagtccctcctgcagcaaaccacccccacaacatgatgctgccacccccatgcttcacggttgggatggtgttcttcggcttgcaagcccccccctttttcctccaaatataatgatggtcgttatggccaaacagttctatttttgtttcatcagaccagaggacatttctccaaaaagtacgatctttgtccccatgtgcagtttgcgaaccgtagtctggcttttttatggcggttttggagcagtggcttcttccttgctgagcggcctttcaggttatgtcgatataggactcgttttactgtggatatagatacttttctgcctgtttcctccagcatcttcacaatgtcctttgctgttgttctgggattgatttgcacttttcgcaacaaagtgcgttcatctctaggagacagaacgcgtctccttcctgagcggtatgacggttgcgtggtcccatggtgtttatacttgcgtactattgtttgtacagatgaacgtggtaccttcaggcgtttggaaattgctcccaaggatgaaccagacttgtggaggtctacaatttttttctgaggtcttggctgatttcttttgattttcccatgatgtcaagcaaagaggcactgagtttgaaggtgaaatatatccacaggtacacctccaattgactcaaatgatgaagcttctacagccatgacatcattttctggaattttccaagctgtttaaaggcagtcaacttagtgtatgtaaacttctgacccactggaattgtgatacagtgaattataaacaattgttggaaaaattacttgtgccatgcacacagcagatgtcctaaccgacttgccaaaactatagtttgttaacaagaaatttgtagagtgggtgaaaaacgagttttaatgactccaacctaagtgtatgtaaacttccgacttcaactgtatatatatactgagatcatgtggcagatcatgtgacacttagattgcacacaggtggattgtatttaactaattatgtgacttctgaaggtaattggttgcaccagatcttatttgggggcttcatagcaaagggggtgaatacatatgcacgcatcacttttctgttttatatttttttgaaacaagtaattgttttcatttcacttcacaaatatggactattttgtgtatgtcctttacatgaaatccaaataaaaatctatttaaataacaggttgtaatgcaacaaaataggaaaaacaccaagggggatgaatacttttgcaaagcaCTGAACATTTCAAATCAAGCATTATGAATAAACCATGAAAGAGTATGAGACTCCATGGCCATAAAGTCCCAATCGTATGGTCAGTGTATTCATCGGTTAGATAGGGGTCATTCAGAGTATACTGGCTTGTGTggtccgagagagagagagagaggaagggggggggggcagcctgGGGTGAGGGCTGGTCTTGGGGGGAGAGAGTTTGGGTTCAGTTGTCCCGGGATCTGTCTCTGACCTTGTGATCTTCAAAATTTCCTTTGACGCAGGGAGAACCACATCATCTGGccacttacccagaaatactgttacgaatcccttttgCTCTACAGTCTAGGGGGGGATGgcaacgagacccgtaacataactcatgcaaattataacaGTGAAAAAGTAACAGTGATAacaaataaccacagacaacataaatctaccgtcaaacactcatggtTTATTTGTAAACGCACGGTAATTGGGGGCGGGAAAAGGGGCTGCGCTGGCCCCAAGGAAAGAAATAATAAgcattcaaaaacacccctaagctagtctACCTGCTTCaacagagaaaacaactgacagggtttttaaaccaagggaaaggggatgtgattgggtaattgaaacaggaggaggtgtgtcttctgattgactgattggggaatgatgattgtcacctgtgaggggagaaagagagcaaagaaatacacacacaggatacacacaggatacctgtatccgtaacacatacacactcactgaTGCACattcacgctcacacacacatgcgtacgcacacacacaagtacacacctacacacaaacagacacacacacacacacacgtctacaaTTTAATAGAAAGATACATTTTTGTTTCCCTGGCAACAGCATGGTGGCATTCATAAATCAGTAAGGTATCCTCTCCTACAAAGCTTATAAAAATATTATACAAGGGGTGGGTCTAATTTTGGattctgattggttaaaactgcattccagccgGAGTCTATtacacaagttaccaccggctaaatctatgatggtTAGATGAAatacctatttactctgttccatctgactgcgcaacccactgtctcatcagcccagccaggcaaatCAATTATTAGAAAAGTAGAAGGCGTTTAGAGCATCTGCAGTCATTGATTACAATCTGAAATCAATTGTTGTGAAAATAAAGAACCCAGCTAGTTGACGTTTTCCGGTATGCTTGTTTTATTGAGTCAAACATCCAACCACACATCttacaaaagaaaagaaaaccgTCAGGACATTGACACCATGGCACACTGTTTTACAGAAGATCATTCTGTTAGAGGTTCATTTTCACCCAACATATAAACATGCGCTTTTACAAAAATTAAATGCATACTGTTTACTAAAATGTGTAGAAGATAAAAACAACACTAATAAATTAGGCATCTAATAAATAGTATATATCATTCAATGGTCCATGTACAAAGCTGAAGTAAGATTGTGTTaatagttatctcatacaatatTTCTTCAGACAGGAAATCAGACAAAATAAAGGCAGATGTGTAGATGCATAACTACCGAAACTAGTCATATTCCTATATAAGTAGTAACTAACAtaacatattttatacatttggGTCCTTTACTATTTATTGTATTTACATTATAAGTATTGTGGCCTTTTTAGAAAATTATTCTGTGCAGTGAAGGATTTCTACAACTGTTTTATGCATATATCCTGTGTTAATAAATGTGTTTATATAATGCCCAGATATAATTGTCAAACTATACACACAAAGTACACTGCATTTGATTTCAGTCCGTAAGTGCATCTTTTGCCCTCCATCACAAGGTTGGACTTCAATCAGACATATCTAAAGGACAGTCAAGTCTTGGTGCCGACATTGATCCTGCCATTTGATGACTTAGGGCGACTTACAGTCAATGAGTTTGCGGTGTCTAACTGACACATTGTTGGTGGAGAAGACAAAGAGTCCCATATAATTTCAAAGACACAAACTATACATTTGCATGGATTTGAACACACAAACTCAGCATGGAATGACTACAATGGATATTGCTTGTGGAGTTCTGTTCGGGTCAAGGTCCATTACTAAAACTATTTAGACCACTTTAAAAACGTATTCACTTTGAACTGGCCAGATTAGCTTATATTTGATTGTAAAACATATTCTGCCAACCTTATGACCTCAAATAACATAGATCTGTGAATGTAGAGATGTACTAGTTAAACAACAACAATGATATCAAGTAATCCAACAGTAGCTCTTCAGTCTCTTATCAGTAACATAAGGTTCCATATTTTGTAAAACATTTTGAGCAAAGCTCCAACTACTATTACGGAAGATTTTCAGTAACAAAACAACCAATATTGTGGATGATAAAGTGCTGCTAAAAAGAACACTTTCCTCAAAAACGTTTTATTAGAGAATGGAAAACTTCTTATAGTGGCACAGCAGTCAAAGACAGGAACCGCTTACATCAAGAGATGCTGTTGGCTATATCAGCTGACTATACAGGATTGTCAGCTATGCGTCACAAAACTAAGTTGAACAAGGAAGCAGCCCCTACAGTGCTGAACTATGCCAAAGGCATTGTGGAGTTACAATAATGAAAAGCACCCAAAAAGAAAATCACCACTTTTCAAGGAACATGAAGCATTAGTTTGGAGTTTGACCCCGAAGGGTCTAAAAGCACTTTCATGATGAAGCAGACCTTGGTAAGGCTGGAAGCCACATTACATTTGGTTACTGTTTGAAAGGAAGACCCTTTTTCTGTCAAAGGCACAAGATCAGAGAACAACTTACAGTCTTGTGAACTGCTAGAAGGCTCTACTGGGAGTGTATTCCTTGTATGATTTTGGACCAGGCATTTAAACTCAAAGTTGTGAGGGACTTCAGTTCCGTTTTAGAGGTGGGGGGGTTGTAAGTCAGATTTGGGTATATTTTACATCTATCTTAGTCTGCAGTGAAACGGGCTGATGTTGCTTTTCAACTGAGTGTCAGAGTAGAAATGTCTCAAATAGTCCCATGATTTCATAGTGTAAAATTCATGCTCATGGGTATTGCTTGGGAATTAAATACAAAATGTATGCATACAGTAACTTATAACAGCTGGCTTATTTGTAACCGTGTCTTTTCACTAAGACATAAACATACAAAATTATCTTtaggattttatttatttttccttaagaaatacatttgtaaaaaataattaaaagccTATCCGGACAGAGATTAAAAGTGAGTTGGTAAAAACATATTTACATGGCATGCAATTTCTTGAGGGTCTTCAATGAAAATAATTGAGACCTGCATAAGAGGCAGAAGCATGGATATCTAAACTGACAAAATGAGAAAGATAACAGACAAAGGAAGAAAAATAAAGTAAAAGTAACACAGGATTTGACTGTTTTCTGATATAAAATTTGAAGTTAATTGAAAATACCACCTTTTCCTTCTATCTACCATGCCAACCCACCCCCTTACACCCAGGTTCCTGCCCCCACCACGTTTTTGTTGTGATGAGAAGAGAAGGAGCGCTTGAGACTTTGAGACAGAGGATCGGGCAGGAGGTGAGCGCCATCTGTTCTCTGTTTGGTGAACATACCTGAAATGTGATGGCAGCCAGTGTGTCAGTTTAGTAGTCAGTTTGCAAACAGTCAGTGAGTGGGCTACTCTGGTCCCCTCAGGTTGGGGTGATGAAGGAGGGTTCATAGCCAGGCCTCAGCAGGGTGTGtgggacgagaggagaggggagggacagGTGCTCAGAGCTGAGAGTCAGCCCCCAGGCTGTTGAGCTCCTCCGGCGAGTGCTTCTCTCCCCCAGTGCCAGCCGACTGGCGGAACCCGGCCGAGATCTCGTCAAATGTCCGGCCCTTGGTCTCAGGCACCTTGAAGTAGGTGAAGATGAAGAAGCTGAGCAGCAGTATAGTGAAGATGACAAAGACATAAGGGCCACACAACTCCTGTAGGGCGAGACGgagaaaagaaggagagagaacattgaaGATCATGTTCATTAAGCAATGGGCTCCAAACAAACACGTCTTCAAACTAACagttcacatacagtatatcaagattagggttgcaaagggtggggatattactggaaactttctaagtttaccagtaaactactaGAATGTTGGTATCTTgcaaggattttatgtaatctatcacaagacatctagcGGCCCTTTTGGGCACTTTAGATTTTTACAGGTATCTGTAATTATCCCTGGCCCTTGGTGCGACCTTATCATATGTAAAATATATATGAAATAATTAAATAAGATGATTTTAAAATAAACATTAGAATGACAAAGCTGCAAAACATGATCCTAAATTATCTTCAACTTCGTGAATACCAgtgatgtttaatatgagggtttcagcaaaTATCCTTTATTAATTCTTAACACACTTCTATTTATTTTACTAAGTCAACATTTATTCGTTGTCAGTGTTTTGGCATCATACTGGTGGCAGCTGTGAACAGAGTCAATgtttggaagagttgcagagttaatgGAAAATAATGCCaatgttgattagatgctttttccTTAATTAGGTTAtgttctcttgaaccatatggtttatgtactagaaactcatggacaatatggacacagatataacaAATTCATACTatatatgatttttttttaaagttattaaAGTATAAATTACTAAATTTATGATAGATTGCAATCCATTTTCTGTTAATTACCTATATTAATGAAGATTCCAGTAACTTTCGTAAAataccggtagctttgcaaccctaatcgAGATGAGTATGTCGACAACATCTACCATGATGAGCATCAGTGACTAACAAGGCTGTGCTTAGTGCTTACCTCTACATACTGGAAGGCCATGCCCACTATGAAGTTGGCGGTCCAGTTAGAGAAGCCAGCCACAGCAAAGGCCGAGGGCCGGGGTCCTTGGGAGAACAGCTCAGCCACGATGAACCAGGGGATGGGACCCGGGCCAATCTCAAAGAATGCCACAAAGGCAAAGATGGCCACGATGCTCACGTAGGACATCCACGGCAGCTGTTCCTGATGGAGGACAAACAGACAGCAGGGGGTTAAACTACTGGTATTCATTCAACATATTATATTTACAAGGACGTGTATCAATAAACCAAGTGTTTTTCCTCATTCATTCCGTATGAGAGCTGCTAGCCTTATGTGAAGTGTGCTGTAGTTAGTCTACGTACCAGCAGAGCCAGAGCGACGGTCATCAGAACGGCAGCGCCTGCCATTCCTATCAGCCCCAGCAAGTGGAGAGATCTACGTCCGGCGCGCTCCACCACAAAcaactgagaggagagagggttgaGTTATACTGTCCAACCCCTAATGTGGTACATCATGCGCACCATAAATGACACATGCACATCTGCCACAGTTACTCACCGACACCACAGTGAAGGCTGTGTTGACCACACCGGCACCAATTGTAGCATAAACAGGCTGAGCAACTCCGGCCTTCTCAAAGATACGGGTAGAGTAGTAGAAAACCTGCAGGACACCAACAGCACAGTTTAGAGTTGCAAAATAGGTAGTATACTGTAtgtcagggatcatcaactagattcagccgagggccattttttcttgagcagatggtcGGTGGGCTGGAACAAAATGACAAATTATTTGTAGACTACAAATttactgcaagaagcccaaaccgatataatatttgacaaaaacataatCACTTCAAACCAgttgtatacgatcacgtgtctctctattatgcgtgggaatacttgggaacaaacttggagctgatttcctggtgttatTATAGTCTTCTATGTTGaacaataacaaataaaaaaacttgGGAGCTAAATAAAACCACCAAATCAGGGGAACCCTGCTTTATGTGTTTGGGGTGAGAAGTGTGTATGAGAGGTGACTCACTGCGTTGATGCCAGACAGCTGCTGGGAGAGCTGAAGCATGATAGCTATGAAGATGGGCTGGCGGTAGAGTGGCGAACGGAACAGCTCAAGGATGGTCACCTTCTTCTCCCTCATCATCTGCCTGGCCTCCTCCTTCATCTCCTGCATGTCTGCACTCACGTCTGTGGTCCCACGCAGCTTCTTCAGGACtgacagagacagagcaagaaTGGAGGTTACATTACAGTCTGCTAGGGCTGTGTCACTCCATACCAGATCAATTCAGGCAATTCGAGGGATGAATTTAAATTAAACACATTTATTGAAACATGGCCCTTATTTTAGATAATTTTCAACTCATTCAAACTAACAGAACTGACATTGGCTGAACTGATGACATTAagtgtatgaatgtgtgtttgtgtataaatGTACTCAACTCACCAGTCTTGGCCTTGTTCTCCTCATTACGGTTGATGAGGAGGAAGCGGGGGCTCTCGGGGCAGAAGGGCAGCAGTGCACACTGCACTAGGGCTGGGATGAAAGTGAAGCCCAGCAGGAAGGGCCACAGAGATGCATTCCCCATTAAGGCCTCCATGCCAAACACCTGAACCACAACACATAGTTAGACCACCATCAGATTATCATGTAGCACAGCTCTCAAAGAGATTCCTTTGGAAAAGCATACAAATCATCCATTATTCTCCATACGATATCCCTATTGGAACTGACCTGTGCCATCAGGATGCCTGTGACGATGCCTAGCTGGTGGAGGGTGCCCAGGGCTCCTCGGAGGGCAGTGGGGGCCACCTCACCCACGTACATCGGCACAAAGCCAGTGGAAAGGCCGGAGTAGAGGCCCACCACGAAGCGCCCGATGATTAGCATCTCCCACGAGCCACCCATCTTAGAGAAGCCCATGAGAGCAGCGGAGACAAAGGCCAGCACGTTGGCCATGAGCATGGAGTTCCTCCTGTAGACACCACAGAAATAGTCATGTCAATTACAGTCCACTTACAGACATTTACATATCACACATGTAATATCATCTCACATAACACAGTTGTAAATAAACATTGTGAAGTGTCGTATTTACCTGCCAAAGCGGTTAACGAACAGGCCCACGGAGAAAGAGCCGAAGATGCCGCCGACAGAGAAGATGGCGACGGAGACGGACCACAGGGTGGTGAGGGAGGTCTTGGTGATGGGCTCCTGGTACCGGTCGAACCATGTTTCGTTGAGGAACCTCTCAATAACCTAGCAGAGCGGGAGAAAAAACAACACCAGCTCACAACACTGCCATAGACAGAAATCACAGTCAATGTACCATAGACATACAGTAATGTAAGAGACAGTAAAAAAATGTGTTTCCTTGTCCTCATTGCCATTGGCCAGGTGGCTGCTGTTTTGATGTATGGCCAGTAGATGGAGGTAGAGGATTGTATTTCAGGTTTTCCAGCAACAAGGACGTTTGTGGGAGAGCGAGGTCTCAGGTTTCAGCCCCTTCCCCCACAGTGACTCAGTGTTGATAAACATACATATATGTATGATCAGCTTGTGATGGAAGTTAAGTGGTACAGGCTGGGAGGAACGTCCCCTCCCCCCATGTCTCTGCCGTGGCACACTGACAACTGTCATATGTCGAGGACTCCCTCTACCTC
It includes:
- the LOC120059686 gene encoding solute carrier family 2, facilitated glucose transporter member 1-like codes for the protein MDSGSKQVTFQLMLTVGTAVIGSLQFGYNTGVINAPQKVIERFLNETWFDRYQEPITKTSLTTLWSVSVAIFSVGGIFGSFSVGLFVNRFGRRNSMLMANVLAFVSAALMGFSKMGGSWEMLIIGRFVVGLYSGLSTGFVPMYVGEVAPTALRGALGTLHQLGIVTGILMAQVFGMEALMGNASLWPFLLGFTFIPALVQCALLPFCPESPRFLLINRNEENKAKTVLKKLRGTTDVSADMQEMKEEARQMMREKKVTILELFRSPLYRQPIFIAIMLQLSQQLSGINAVFYYSTRIFEKAGVAQPVYATIGAGVVNTAFTVVSLFVVERAGRRSLHLLGLIGMAGAAVLMTVALALLEQLPWMSYVSIVAIFAFVAFFEIGPGPIPWFIVAELFSQGPRPSAFAVAGFSNWTANFIVGMAFQYVEELCGPYVFVIFTILLLSFFIFTYFKVPETKGRTFDEISAGFRQSAGTGGEKHSPEELNSLGADSQL